The following are encoded in a window of Sphaeramia orbicularis chromosome 20, fSphaOr1.1, whole genome shotgun sequence genomic DNA:
- the LOC115411040 gene encoding transmembrane protein 200C-like, translating into MIATGGLLRINARRQDSLRSKPRNAQTHKRKSKKKRRSEVVVVKGKLKLCSASGLVAAVGILVLLVGVVMAALGYWPRDGLFFTAQPPEGTVMAPGSTTSSPPGPADAQEEDEEGFNSTQSTNGTTQILPRSFLEDFLDRYLYSDRLKVFGPLIMGIGIFLFICANAVLHENRDKKTKVINLRDIYSTVIDLHSLRKPASSSASTNPLNGLVNYIQSKSLEAKPRAYPASLLSKKDGGAGGAGGAGGVFSIYQEHRLSLPPSFSPAPRSPHCASPQKEVLSSFTLPLRRPRPPALKRRHSATGGEGTYSPPPLGSSTPPPEPPTAAPPPSLTSFQEVWPDGSQALLLSSSTLSPSHMSLSSLSHLLSSSSSTPTRRRSLPVASSSTAYCKLTHGEGESFGSTETSPQGGAQMPEEATAQRWRFSNIEKLQMISQVDCGLRRTEED; encoded by the exons ATGATCGCCACCGGTGGTCTTCTGCGGATCAACGCAAGGCGGCAGGACTCTTTACGATCAAAACCACGCAATGCTCAAACTCACAAGAGGAAGAGCAAGAAGAAGAG GAGGAGCGAGGTGGTGGTGGTGAAAGGAAAGCTAAAGCTTTGTTCGGCCTCGGGTCTGGTTGCTGCTGTGGGTATCCTGGTCCTGCTTGTGGGTGTGGTCATGGCAGCTTTGGGCTACTGGCCTCGAGATGGGCTGTTCTTCACTGCTCAGCCACCAGAGGGCACCGTCATGGCCCCAGGGTCCACCACCAGCTCCCCTCCTGGACCTGCTGATGCTCAG gaggaagatgaagagggtTTTAACAGCACACAAAGTACCAACGGGACGACTCAGATCCTTCCTCGAAGCTTCCTGGAGGATTTTCTGGAcag GTATCTGTACTCTGATAGGCTGAAGGTCTTCGGTCCTCTCATCATGGGCATTGGGATCTTCCTGTTTATTTGCGCTAATGCTGTTCTTCATGAGAACCGGGACAAGAAGACAAAGGTCATCAACTTGAGGGACATTtactccactgtcattgacctcCACAGCCTCCGTAAGCccgcctcctcctccgcctccacCAATCCACTCAACGGCCTCGTCAATTACATTCAATCAAAGAGCCTGGAGGCCAAACCGCGGGCGTATCCGGCCTCGCTGTTGAGTAAGAAGgacggaggagcaggaggagcaggaggagcaggaggagtgtTCAGTATTTACCAGGAGCACAGACTCTCCCTGCCTCCCAGCTTTAGCCCCGCCCCCCGCTCCCCTCACTGTGCCTCCCCACAGAAGGAGGTGCTCAGCTCCTTCACACTGCCACTGCGACGGCCACGCCCTCCGGCGTTGAAGAGGAGACACTCTGCCACAGGAGGAGAAGGAACATACTCTCCACCTCCCCTGGGCTCCTCAACCCCTCCACCTGAACCACCAACAGCAGCTCCTCCTCCCTCACTCACCTCCTTCCAGGAGGTGTGGCCAG ATGGTTCTCAGGCCCTCCTCCTGTCCTCATCCACCCTAAGCCCCTCCCACATGTCCCTGTCCTCCCTGTCCCACCtcctgtcctcttcctcctccacgcCTACCAGGAGGCGGAGTCTGCCGGTCGCTAGCAGCTCCACGGCATACTGTAAACTGACCCACGGTGAGGGTGAATCCTTTGGTTCCACCGAGACCTCCCCCCAGGGTGGAGCCCAGATGCCAGAGGAGGCAACAGCACAGAGGTGGAGGTTCTCCAACATAGAGAAGCTGCAGATGATCTCACAGGTAGACTGTGGACTGAGGAGGACTGAGGAGGACTaa
- the l3mbtl4 gene encoding lethal(3)malignant brain tumor-like protein 4 isoform X3, whose product MRCVSSAFPCCSSGGVSRCPRTKTKEEKTMKNKVSSGAHVSVKRRFWSWQHYLDQQNAQAAPPALFTPSQGFPSRRAAFKVGMKLEGIDPLHPSMFCVLTVAEVIGCRLRLHIDGFSECYDFWVNADSADIRPPGWCKENNQKLHPPKGHSETDFDWQVYLQSSGSQAAPPTLFETTGSAPCGFKVGMKLEAVDKKNPGLVCVASVANVVEDRILVHFDNWDDTYDYWCDSSSPYIHPVGWCEEQGRPLTSPQGHPNPENFLWEEYLEETGSMSAPSSAFTLRAPHGFQVNHRLEAVDRRNPMLVRVATVTDIEDYRVKVHYDGWSDQFDVWCDSDLSDLHPVGWCQRTGHPLECPPDSSHLPSPSQGICPTPGCRGVGHIRGAKYTGHHSAFGCPYSDINMRKEVVLPDRLGGERVVTLVPITTTPLHHHGNQSDRVSVQVKTEPNPLLLSLGKRRRLADRLSHPTKLLRVKQEEEDLHVTAIGPGTESSLQAALHQSVFLSAMSAQPGRDLSLCWEQHRKLLPGVIGVHADAVQHWSVQQVSDFIESLPGCEEQAKQFRDEQIDGRAFLLLTQRDIVRIMSIKLGPALKIYNSILMFKHADDKSQPQAKDGGQSQAHNKSQSKVEDGSQSQAEDKSQSQREETDT is encoded by the exons tGAGCGTGAAGAGACGATTCTGGTCATGGCAACATTATCTGGACCAGCAAAATGCCCAAGCTGCTCCGCCAGCGCTGTTTACCCCA TCCCAGGGTTTTCCCAGTAGAAGAGCTGCTTTTAAAGTGGGGATGAAGCTGGAGGGCATAGACCCATTACATCCCTCCATGTTTTGTGTGTTGACAGTTGCTGAG GTAATTGGCTGTCGCCTGCGTCTCCACATCGACGGGTTTTCAGAGTGCTATGACTTCTGGGTAAATGCTGACTCAGCTGATATCCGACCACCAGGATGGTGTAAAGAGAACAACCAGAAACTGCACCCACCCAAAG gtcACAGTGAGACAGACTTTGATTGGCAGGTGTATTTGCAGTCGTCAGGTTCACAGGCTGCGCCTCCAACGCTGTTCGAGACTACA GGTAGCGCACCCTGTGGGTTCAAGGTAGGGATGAAGTTGGAGGCTGTGGACAAGAAAAACCCTGGACTCGTCTGTGTTGCATCCGTCGCCAATGTCGTCGAGGACCGAATCCTGGTTCATTTTGACAACTGGGACGACACATATGACTACTG GTGTGACAGTAGCAGTCCTTACATCCATCCTGTGGGCTGGTGTGAAGAGCAGGgacgacctttgacctctccaCAGG GTCATCCTAATCCAGAGAATTTCCTGTGGGAGGAGTATCTGGAGGAAACTGGTTCCATGTCTGCTCCCAGTTCAGCCTTCACGCTG AGAGCTCCTCATGGTTTCCAGGTGAACCACAGACTGGAGGCGGTCGACAGGAGGAACCCAATGTTGGTCAGAGTCGCCACAGTAACAGACATAGAAGACTACAGGGTCAAG GTTCATTATGACGGCTGGTCGGACCAGTTCGACGTGTGGTGTGACAGTGACCTCAGTGAccttcatcctgtgggctggtgTCAGAGGACTGGACATCCACTGGAATGTCCGCcag actcctcccacctcccctcccCCTCTCAGGGCATTTGTCCGACCCCTGGCTGCCGAGGAGTCGGACACATTAGAGGAGCCAAGTATACTGGACACCACAG TGCCTTTGGTTGTCCATATTCAGACATTAACATGAGGAAGGAGGTGGTGCTTCCTGATCGACTGGGAGGAGAGAGGGTCGTTACTCTGGTACCCATCACCACCACACCTCtgcatcaccatggcaaccagtCAGACAG GGTCTCTGTCCAGGTGAAGACTGAACCCAACCCCCTGCTTCTGTCTCTGGGAAAGAGGCGGAGACTCGCCGACAG ACTGTCTCATCCAACCAAACTCCTCCGAGTCAAACAGGAAGAGGAGGATCTTCATGTCACAGCCATTGGTCCAGGTACCG AGTCCAGTCTCCAAGCTGCCCTCCACCAGTCCGTCTTCCTGTCCGCCATGTCAGCGCAGCCTGGACGCGACCTGTCACTCTGCTGGGAACAACATCGCAAACTTCTGCCAGGCGTCATCGGAGTCCACGCCGATGCTGTCCAACACTGGAGCGTCCAGCAG GTGTCAGATTTCATCGAGTCTCTTCCTGGTTGTGAGGAGCAGGCGAAGCAGTTCAGAGACGAG CAAATCGATGGGCGGGCTTTCCTTCTGCTCACCCAGAGGGACATCGTTAGGATCATGTCAATCAAACTCGGGCCTGCTCTCAAAATCTACAACTCCATCCTGATGTTCAAGCACGCTGATGACAAGAGCCAGCCACAGGCCAAGGACGGGGGCCAATCACAGGCTCACAACAAGAGCCAATCAAAGGTCGAAGATGGGAGCCAATCACAGGCTGAGGACAAGAGCCAATCACAAAGAGAGGAGACTGACACCTGA
- the l3mbtl4 gene encoding lethal(3)malignant brain tumor-like protein 4 isoform X2, whose product MRCVSSAFPCCSSGGVSRCPRTKTKEEKTMKNKVSSGAHVSVKRRFWSWQHYLDQQNAQAAPPALFTPSQGFPSRRAAFKVGMKLEGIDPLHPSMFCVLTVAEVIGCRLRLHIDGFSECYDFWVNADSADIRPPGWCKENNQKLHPPKGHSETDFDWQVYLQSSGSQAAPPTLFETTGSAPCGFKVGMKLEAVDKKNPGLVCVASVANVVEDRILVHFDNWDDTYDYWCDSSSPYIHPVGWCEEQGRPLTSPQGHPNPENFLWEEYLEETGSMSAPSSAFTLRAPHGFQVNHRLEAVDRRNPMLVRVATVTDIEDYRVKVHYDGWSDQFDVWCDSDLSDLHPVGWCQRTGHPLECPPGETDRWWIHLSVDIPEPDRVFVCSTDSSHLPSPSQGICPTPGCRGVGHIRGAKYTGHHSAFGCPYSDINMRKEVVLPDRLGGERVVTLVPITTTPLHHHGNQSDRVSVQVKTEPNPLLLSLGKRRRLADRLSHPTKLLRVKQEEEDLHVTAIGPESSLQAALHQSVFLSAMSAQPGRDLSLCWEQHRKLLPGVIGVHADAVQHWSVQQVSDFIESLPGCEEQAKQFRDEQIDGRAFLLLTQRDIVRIMSIKLGPALKIYNSILMFKHADDKSQPQAKDGGQSQAHNKSQSKVEDGSQSQAEDKSQSQREETDT is encoded by the exons tGAGCGTGAAGAGACGATTCTGGTCATGGCAACATTATCTGGACCAGCAAAATGCCCAAGCTGCTCCGCCAGCGCTGTTTACCCCA TCCCAGGGTTTTCCCAGTAGAAGAGCTGCTTTTAAAGTGGGGATGAAGCTGGAGGGCATAGACCCATTACATCCCTCCATGTTTTGTGTGTTGACAGTTGCTGAG GTAATTGGCTGTCGCCTGCGTCTCCACATCGACGGGTTTTCAGAGTGCTATGACTTCTGGGTAAATGCTGACTCAGCTGATATCCGACCACCAGGATGGTGTAAAGAGAACAACCAGAAACTGCACCCACCCAAAG gtcACAGTGAGACAGACTTTGATTGGCAGGTGTATTTGCAGTCGTCAGGTTCACAGGCTGCGCCTCCAACGCTGTTCGAGACTACA GGTAGCGCACCCTGTGGGTTCAAGGTAGGGATGAAGTTGGAGGCTGTGGACAAGAAAAACCCTGGACTCGTCTGTGTTGCATCCGTCGCCAATGTCGTCGAGGACCGAATCCTGGTTCATTTTGACAACTGGGACGACACATATGACTACTG GTGTGACAGTAGCAGTCCTTACATCCATCCTGTGGGCTGGTGTGAAGAGCAGGgacgacctttgacctctccaCAGG GTCATCCTAATCCAGAGAATTTCCTGTGGGAGGAGTATCTGGAGGAAACTGGTTCCATGTCTGCTCCCAGTTCAGCCTTCACGCTG AGAGCTCCTCATGGTTTCCAGGTGAACCACAGACTGGAGGCGGTCGACAGGAGGAACCCAATGTTGGTCAGAGTCGCCACAGTAACAGACATAGAAGACTACAGGGTCAAG GTTCATTATGACGGCTGGTCGGACCAGTTCGACGTGTGGTGTGACAGTGACCTCAGTGAccttcatcctgtgggctggtgTCAGAGGACTGGACATCCACTGGAATGTCCGCcaggtgagacagacaggtggtggATTCATCTCTCAGTTGATATACCTGAACCTGaccgtgtgtttgtttgttctacagactcctcccacctcccctcccCCTCTCAGGGCATTTGTCCGACCCCTGGCTGCCGAGGAGTCGGACACATTAGAGGAGCCAAGTATACTGGACACCACAG TGCCTTTGGTTGTCCATATTCAGACATTAACATGAGGAAGGAGGTGGTGCTTCCTGATCGACTGGGAGGAGAGAGGGTCGTTACTCTGGTACCCATCACCACCACACCTCtgcatcaccatggcaaccagtCAGACAG GGTCTCTGTCCAGGTGAAGACTGAACCCAACCCCCTGCTTCTGTCTCTGGGAAAGAGGCGGAGACTCGCCGACAG ACTGTCTCATCCAACCAAACTCCTCCGAGTCAAACAGGAAGAGGAGGATCTTCATGTCACAGCCATTGGTCCAG AGTCCAGTCTCCAAGCTGCCCTCCACCAGTCCGTCTTCCTGTCCGCCATGTCAGCGCAGCCTGGACGCGACCTGTCACTCTGCTGGGAACAACATCGCAAACTTCTGCCAGGCGTCATCGGAGTCCACGCCGATGCTGTCCAACACTGGAGCGTCCAGCAG GTGTCAGATTTCATCGAGTCTCTTCCTGGTTGTGAGGAGCAGGCGAAGCAGTTCAGAGACGAG CAAATCGATGGGCGGGCTTTCCTTCTGCTCACCCAGAGGGACATCGTTAGGATCATGTCAATCAAACTCGGGCCTGCTCTCAAAATCTACAACTCCATCCTGATGTTCAAGCACGCTGATGACAAGAGCCAGCCACAGGCCAAGGACGGGGGCCAATCACAGGCTCACAACAAGAGCCAATCAAAGGTCGAAGATGGGAGCCAATCACAGGCTGAGGACAAGAGCCAATCACAAAGAGAGGAGACTGACACCTGA
- the l3mbtl4 gene encoding lethal(3)malignant brain tumor-like protein 4 isoform X1, with the protein MRCVSSAFPCCSSGGVSRCPRTKTKEEKTMKNKVSSGAHVSVKRRFWSWQHYLDQQNAQAAPPALFTPSQGFPSRRAAFKVGMKLEGIDPLHPSMFCVLTVAEVIGCRLRLHIDGFSECYDFWVNADSADIRPPGWCKENNQKLHPPKGHSETDFDWQVYLQSSGSQAAPPTLFETTGSAPCGFKVGMKLEAVDKKNPGLVCVASVANVVEDRILVHFDNWDDTYDYWCDSSSPYIHPVGWCEEQGRPLTSPQGHPNPENFLWEEYLEETGSMSAPSSAFTLRAPHGFQVNHRLEAVDRRNPMLVRVATVTDIEDYRVKVHYDGWSDQFDVWCDSDLSDLHPVGWCQRTGHPLECPPGETDRWWIHLSVDIPEPDRVFVCSTDSSHLPSPSQGICPTPGCRGVGHIRGAKYTGHHSAFGCPYSDINMRKEVVLPDRLGGERVVTLVPITTTPLHHHGNQSDRVSVQVKTEPNPLLLSLGKRRRLADRLSHPTKLLRVKQEEEDLHVTAIGPGTESSLQAALHQSVFLSAMSAQPGRDLSLCWEQHRKLLPGVIGVHADAVQHWSVQQVSDFIESLPGCEEQAKQFRDEQIDGRAFLLLTQRDIVRIMSIKLGPALKIYNSILMFKHADDKSQPQAKDGGQSQAHNKSQSKVEDGSQSQAEDKSQSQREETDT; encoded by the exons tGAGCGTGAAGAGACGATTCTGGTCATGGCAACATTATCTGGACCAGCAAAATGCCCAAGCTGCTCCGCCAGCGCTGTTTACCCCA TCCCAGGGTTTTCCCAGTAGAAGAGCTGCTTTTAAAGTGGGGATGAAGCTGGAGGGCATAGACCCATTACATCCCTCCATGTTTTGTGTGTTGACAGTTGCTGAG GTAATTGGCTGTCGCCTGCGTCTCCACATCGACGGGTTTTCAGAGTGCTATGACTTCTGGGTAAATGCTGACTCAGCTGATATCCGACCACCAGGATGGTGTAAAGAGAACAACCAGAAACTGCACCCACCCAAAG gtcACAGTGAGACAGACTTTGATTGGCAGGTGTATTTGCAGTCGTCAGGTTCACAGGCTGCGCCTCCAACGCTGTTCGAGACTACA GGTAGCGCACCCTGTGGGTTCAAGGTAGGGATGAAGTTGGAGGCTGTGGACAAGAAAAACCCTGGACTCGTCTGTGTTGCATCCGTCGCCAATGTCGTCGAGGACCGAATCCTGGTTCATTTTGACAACTGGGACGACACATATGACTACTG GTGTGACAGTAGCAGTCCTTACATCCATCCTGTGGGCTGGTGTGAAGAGCAGGgacgacctttgacctctccaCAGG GTCATCCTAATCCAGAGAATTTCCTGTGGGAGGAGTATCTGGAGGAAACTGGTTCCATGTCTGCTCCCAGTTCAGCCTTCACGCTG AGAGCTCCTCATGGTTTCCAGGTGAACCACAGACTGGAGGCGGTCGACAGGAGGAACCCAATGTTGGTCAGAGTCGCCACAGTAACAGACATAGAAGACTACAGGGTCAAG GTTCATTATGACGGCTGGTCGGACCAGTTCGACGTGTGGTGTGACAGTGACCTCAGTGAccttcatcctgtgggctggtgTCAGAGGACTGGACATCCACTGGAATGTCCGCcaggtgagacagacaggtggtggATTCATCTCTCAGTTGATATACCTGAACCTGaccgtgtgtttgtttgttctacagactcctcccacctcccctcccCCTCTCAGGGCATTTGTCCGACCCCTGGCTGCCGAGGAGTCGGACACATTAGAGGAGCCAAGTATACTGGACACCACAG TGCCTTTGGTTGTCCATATTCAGACATTAACATGAGGAAGGAGGTGGTGCTTCCTGATCGACTGGGAGGAGAGAGGGTCGTTACTCTGGTACCCATCACCACCACACCTCtgcatcaccatggcaaccagtCAGACAG GGTCTCTGTCCAGGTGAAGACTGAACCCAACCCCCTGCTTCTGTCTCTGGGAAAGAGGCGGAGACTCGCCGACAG ACTGTCTCATCCAACCAAACTCCTCCGAGTCAAACAGGAAGAGGAGGATCTTCATGTCACAGCCATTGGTCCAGGTACCG AGTCCAGTCTCCAAGCTGCCCTCCACCAGTCCGTCTTCCTGTCCGCCATGTCAGCGCAGCCTGGACGCGACCTGTCACTCTGCTGGGAACAACATCGCAAACTTCTGCCAGGCGTCATCGGAGTCCACGCCGATGCTGTCCAACACTGGAGCGTCCAGCAG GTGTCAGATTTCATCGAGTCTCTTCCTGGTTGTGAGGAGCAGGCGAAGCAGTTCAGAGACGAG CAAATCGATGGGCGGGCTTTCCTTCTGCTCACCCAGAGGGACATCGTTAGGATCATGTCAATCAAACTCGGGCCTGCTCTCAAAATCTACAACTCCATCCTGATGTTCAAGCACGCTGATGACAAGAGCCAGCCACAGGCCAAGGACGGGGGCCAATCACAGGCTCACAACAAGAGCCAATCAAAGGTCGAAGATGGGAGCCAATCACAGGCTGAGGACAAGAGCCAATCACAAAGAGAGGAGACTGACACCTGA